The Medicago truncatula cultivar Jemalong A17 chromosome 4, MtrunA17r5.0-ANR, whole genome shotgun sequence genome includes a region encoding these proteins:
- the LOC11432761 gene encoding receptor-like serine/threonine-protein kinase SD1-6 codes for MNPKISDFGMARIFGEDEIQARTKRVVGTYEYMSPEYAMEGRYSTKSDVFSYGVILLEIIAGQRNTYCETGRESPNLIGHAWTLWTEGRALDMVDQALNHSYPFAIVLRCIQIGLLCVQENAIIRPSVLEVVFMLANETPLREPKKPAFLFNGSDDLHESLTSGEGSSINELTETTISAR; via the exons ATGAATCCCAAAATCTCAGATTTTGGTATGGCTAGAATATTTGGAGAAGATGAAATTCAAGCAAGAACAAAAAGAGTGGTCGGAACATA TGAATATATGTCACCAGAATATGCAATGGAAGGACGATATTCAACAAAATCTGATGTCTTCAGTTATGGTGTCATACTACTAGAGATTATTGCTGGCCAAAGAAACACATATTGTGAAACAGGAAGAGAATCACCAAATTTAATTGGACAT GCGTGGACACTGTGGACAGAAGGAAGGGCCTTGGATATGGTTGATCAAGCACTAAACCATTCTTATCCTTTTGCTATAGTTCTGAGATGCATTCAAATTGGACTCTTGTGTGTGCAAGAAAATGCAATTATTAGACCGTCAGTGTTAGAAGTTGTTTTCATGCTAGCCAATGAAACACCTCTTCGCGAACCAAAAAAACCAGCATTTTTATTCAATGGCAGCGATGACTTACATGAGTCATTAACTTCAGGAGAAGGAtcttcaataaatgaattaaccGAGACTACTATTAGTGCTCGCTGA